From Lolium perenne isolate Kyuss_39 chromosome 5, Kyuss_2.0, whole genome shotgun sequence, a single genomic window includes:
- the LOC139831718 gene encoding uncharacterized protein: MERAWHQANSCEVLSREGQPGTAPMKMLFSGYRASLKTKAAETLAQLATLEDAEKTVEERRTFLYNQVVTSYHKAKIERAGLARELEAVKVEAAKVPQLESDLRAARAQCAESEEAGRSAAGKLKLAEQELTRLRLLEKNHITELNSLRTAEKEKVDDLSRRLSEVENQRLALQEEVTAKSMELTATAKRYGP, from the exons atggagagggcatggcatcaggcgaactcctgcgaggtactcagccgggaggggcagcctggcacggcgcccatgaagatgcttttctccggctatcgggccagcctcaagaccaaggccgccgagacccttgcccagctggcgacgctggaggatgctgagaag acggttgaggagcggcgcaccttcttgtacaaccaggtggtgaccagctaccacaaggctaagatcgagcgagccggcttggctcgcgagctggaggctgtcaagg ttgaggccgccaaggtcccgcagctggagtcggatctccgagccgctcgcgcgcagtgcgccgagagcgaggaggcgggccgatccgccgccggcaagctcaagctggctgagcaggagctgacacggctgcgcctgctggagaagaaccacatcaccgagctcaactccctcaggacggcggagaaggagaaggtggatgatctgagccggcggctgtcggaggtggagaaccagcggcttgcgctgcaggaggaggtcactgccaagtccatggagctgacggctaccgccaagc